The Solea senegalensis isolate Sse05_10M unplaced genomic scaffold, IFAPA_SoseM_1 scf7180000014583, whole genome shotgun sequence sequence AATTGGAAGATATGTACTGAAAATTATCTAGCAGTTGGATTGATGTGTCCGTTTTGGAAGCTGTATTTTAGGTTTTGGTGTAAcaaggttttttgaccgtcagGTCACTACATGACATTAGGTTGCGTTGTCTTACTGTTGGAATCTATAGATTGTCATTCACAAACTGAACATCGAGGGTatatttctatgtgttgttgacTTGAGAAGCTGGGATACATGTGGATagaaatgtaacttggatgtacggcaagtggaaataaatgtgcaaacccctcacacaactctctctcgcTTTCGTGATTGATGAATTACAACAATACCTACGAGTCAAGCCAATTGAAACCTGCTTAAGGCTAACAACTAttcagtggctttggaattaagtgtacttTCGCCACTACAAAACCCCGAAATAAGATATTATTGTATACCAGGcatgtgaaaagaaaattgCTTTAGTTGATGGTGTTCTATACTGCAAGTCTGCCCTTTGCCTTCTCTAcaagaaatgtaaaatagaTCTAATGAAACACAGATTTAATCTTTCATGTCTTTAACATTCCTTACGGCATTTTATGTCATTACAGAATGCAGCTGTTACAAGCCAGGAATTGATCAGTCGGAAGATCAAAGAATACAACATGATGAGGTTTGAAGGACTCCACGTTGACCAGCTCGCTCATAATTATTTATACGCTGACCTAATGTTGacatttgtctgtatgtgtatctttTTGTGGATCAGTGCACCCAGCAGCAGGTCTGAACCTTCCCCCAAACCCTCCCGTCATTCCCTCAGCATCAAACAAGCCTTCATGGGAGGTAAAGGGGACGGCAAGATCTACAGCCCCCACTCACCTAAAACGGGAGAGGAGCGGAGGGGGCTGAAAGGTAGACACCAACTCCTTTTGGTGTggtaaaatgtaatttctcaACTCACACATGGCTAACTCGTATGTGCATTCTGTATAGATGATTCCAGCCCACCGAGGGACAGAGCAGCTTGGAAAATCGGCATTCCAGGAATCATGAGGAAACCCTTTGAGAAAAAGACACCTGCCGGAGTTACCTTCGGGGTGCGGCTTGATGACTGTCCACCTGCACTGTCCAACAGAGTGAGTCCCTGTCTCAAATTGTGTATTTTAGAGAAAATTGTCTGTAGTTGAGGATTAGTATGATGTGAGTAGCATAGGTCTTACAAACAGAAATATGTACTTCTGCCAGCGGATAACCTCTCTTTGGATGTGGGATGCATTTATGTTAATGTCACTTAACTGCATATGTGTCACATCAGTGCTAATTCACACACTATGTAGATTTCAGTTCAGATTTGACATTGTGAATGACTTGTAATACTGTCCGCTGTGTTCTGTGTAGTTTGTCCCTCTGATAGTGGAGGTTTGCTGCAATGTGGTGGAGGAGCGAGGTCTGGAGTACACGGGGATCTACAGGGTTCCAGGGAACAACGCTGCCATCTCAAGCATGCAGGAGGAGCTCAACAGCAAAGGCATGAATGACATCGACATCCAGGAAGATGTGAGTGACTGACAGTTTTGTTGCCCAATACACTTTTCTACTCTCATGACTGACAGCATCTTTTAAGTGAGTGATTTGTACCGTAAACACTAAAGCTGTCTCAATTTCTTTACCTCTGCAGAAATGGCGAGACCTTAACGTCATCAGTAGTTTACTTAAGTCCTTTTTCAGAAAACTTCCAGAACCGCTGTTTACAAATGGTAGGATCTCATAATGTTGCAGAAAATTATAACAAACAAATTCCATTAAATCTCTGGatgttttattaatataatctctttatttgacagaaaagtaTGCCGATTTTATTGAAGCCAACAGAACAGAAGACTCTGTGGAGAGGTTAAAGGAGCTTAAGAGGCTTGTAAGTAAAAGTCTAACACAATAAGTGTTTAGTTGGTTTAATAGCATTACTATTAGGCATGCAATTAACTCTCGGACTCTGTTCATATTTTCAATTCTTTTAGATCCATGAATTACCTGATCATCACTATGAAACTCTGAACTTCCTCTGTGCTCACCTCAAGAGGGTTTCTGataactgtgaaaaaaacaaggtATGACAGTCAGCAGGACCTGGCAGAGTTAGTGGGAGTTACACAACACTCTTCACTCTGCTGTAAACCCAGTGGCTTTGTGAGGATTATTTCCTAACATCTGATTTATTCTAACCTAATCTTTTTAGATGGAGCCTCGTAACCTGGCTATAGTGTTTGGCCCAACATTGGTCAGAACGTCAGAGGACAACATGACCAACATGGTCAATCACATGCCGGACCAGTGCAAAATAGTTGAGAACCTTATCCAGCAATACGACTGGTTCTTCACTGACGACGGCGACGAGGACCCTGTTGTATGTGTCAATCTAATGTCTTTATAATATTCAGTCTGTGCTTATTAGATTAATACATGTGTATtaagggctgtcactttttccaataATCAAATTGGGTTGAATATTAGTTTGGATATTCTCCAACCTCTGCCCACACATAAATGTGACAACATTATTTATTCTTACACTTCCTGTCACTATGTGAGGATGGTTGTTCATTGCCTTGCTCACCTATGATGCTTCCTCCAATCTTTTACTCGTGGTGGAGCTTGGAGCTAAGAGCTAAACTTAACAGCAGATCTGCAGATTTATTTCCTTACTTTATCTGTGGTGTAGAACCTGAAATACTTCCACATTCCACttttcagtattattatttagttttgtgATTGTCCACCCAGGGTAACCCTAGTTTGCTTATGTTCTCAACAGCATAAcatcacctttttttaattatttttctgaaGGATATGAAATAGATCTAAGACCAGTATGATGGGCTTCTAGTTACTGTATATCCTAATTTTGGATTAAAAAGTGACCGTctactatactgtatgtatattctCTATTGTGGACATTTAAATTACGGAGTATAAATTGACCTCATTGTGATTTTAGCAACAGTCGGCTTATTGTTTCAGCCACCAGACCCAAACAGCCACACATTTCTCTTTAAACAAGGTTAAATAATATGATCTTTTAGTTTCAATAACAGACAACTGATGCCTTATTTGTGGTCAGTCATTTGTCTTACTTTTggtctctctgtttttcctcccaTGTGTGGCTCCAGACCACAACTGAGAAGGAAAGCACAGTGCAGTCTCAGCCTGTGCCCAATATCGACCACCTGCTGTCCAACATTGGACGGACCGCACCATCACCGGGTGAAGTCTCAGGTAACTCACTaggtttttttccctcaggaaTCATTGCTTTACCATCACTACAGCAAATATTTTATCACACTTGTAATTCTGCATTTTATTAATATCCTTACAGAAAAAGATTTGTTGTATAGATGATTAAATGTTAGCTGTGTTTGAGTCCTTTATGTTAAGATGAGGATCATCATGCGTGTTTTTGTTAAGTTTTAATGCTTTGAGCAAAAACAAGCCTACCAAATTGACTTTTTAAGGCATGCTTTTTCAGTAACATTTTCATTATTGGAAAATTGTTGCCAAAATTTTTGCCCGTTTGccctttttaaattaatttcctcttttcttttgaaGAAAGCCTGTTTTGATTTAACATTGGCATTTTTTTGcccaaagagaaaatgtccttaagttttattttgttcatttctttgctttatttatttttttcttacgCTCAAGTTATTCCTTTCTCCCTGTGCTTTATCTGTGTTGAGACGACGACTCCTTTTCTTTCAGttcttttcttcccctcctcctcgtctctcaCATGATCCCGGCATGTTCTTTCCAAAAGTAAatctaacaaacaaaaacaaacgatgGAAGTTTTAACCCTTCTGACCTCTGCCCTTCTGTGTgtagtgtgttgtttttctcccctaTCCCTGTCCAGCACTCACACATTACCCCAATCTTGACACAGGCCAAGTGAGCGGCGTCTATCACtcgatgatgtcactgatggaCTCTGTTTTGTCAGTGATGGACAGCTGGGACTGTAGGAAGAAGGACGAGTGTTGTGCCCAGTGTAGCTGCCTAGTCTGCAGAAACCCGCAGCTCTTTTAAATTTGGGcgaaaggaggaaaaaagataaaaaagaaagaaagagaagtcgatgtttgtcatttttcctgTGGTGTGCACGTCTCATATTTAAATCAATACCCTAAAATGAGGGGATACAGAGTGATGCTGCTGTACTTTCTCTGAAAGCCCTTCTGCTGTCTCTTGTTGTCTCTTAAGCTGATCGCACGGACAAGTAGCATGGTACGGTCAACCTCAGGTTTTCTTCCGGTCATGTGGCATAATGTGTCATGATGTCTCAGGGTGGGCTCGTAATGGTGGGACTGAGCTGGATGTTCCCCAGCACACATGCGTTTACACAACAGCAAACCCACACATGTGCAACCACATCTCAGGCCAGTGGGTTTTTAGTGACTaatgcagatacacacatagCAGTGGATGGTGATCCAAACAGGCAACGGTATCAGTATTTGCAGTgacagattttttatttatttatccctgTGCCtcttgtatctgtttttgttttaaattgtcgTGTGTGAGGTGTGTATTTCCGAAGCTTTGTTGTTATTCAGCACTCCAGACATCACACTGACAACTACAGACAAACACTGCCTCATCTCATGATGTTGCATAATGTACAACACCTACATCAATCACATGCACATTCCCTCACATTCTCCATTCCAAAATAGGTCATCAATAGTCCATTTCCACTACAGGAACTATTTCAAGAACTTGCAACCTGCAATTTGACCCAAGAACTAAATTTAGTTTTCCTTTCACCAAGGAAACCCGTGTTCCAAGACCAGCACTGTCTGGTGACCCTGAAACAATCTCAGTTTCCTGTGGCTACAGTGttggtgtgtttccatcagcctgttttatgtgcattttgAGACAGAAAATTCTAAAAGAAATCTTGAaatatcacattaaaatgtatgctTGATGGAGCTGAAAAAGCAATTAAGTGAGTTGTTGTAGTGAGTGAAAGAGGACATTTAGAAACCACCTGACTGAAACGTTCCTCCCGTTGTATGTCAACAGCTATTGGCCGTCTTTGTTCGTGTAATCAAGTTGCTCCTTGTTATCCCTCTGTGGTGACGTGCACTTTTGTGCCACCTACTGCTTATCTAGGTGAACTAACTCCCAGTATTAAATATAGAGCAGCTGTGAATTGTCTTTGAGTAACGCTTTGAAAATTCTGTTGTGTGTTCTTGGAAACCTAGGTAGTATGGGTGGTTTCTAAGATTTCTTCTCAAGTCTTAAGTTAAAAACATCTGTTGCAGTCCCAAATAAAACAGGGCTGATTATGTtagaattacattttaatacataAATGTCACCATTAAACTAACTGGTCATGTACGTTCAAAGCAGCCAAATTCCTTTTAGATTAGAGGTTTCAAGATTTGTTTTTAGTTGCTGCTGGACTCTTCATCTCATCATCATTAATCACACGCCCCATTAAATATTAGAGCCTTGTTAAATAAATGGGAACAACgcagaaaagcaaacacaggTGCTCCGAGGTTGTTTTGAGTTCCTGAATTAAGTTCCTGTGGTTCCATAAATCCATGGACCTTTGGTCTTGTTGTCAAAAAGGCAGATTAGGCTGCTTATTCTTATGCGctgcagtttgcatgttttcttgttttttttttctttcttattcttttttgaACAGTGAGACGATAACATTCTgtgattgctttgtttttctgttgctcaAAAATGGTGCGCTACATTTTAAAGGGCACTGTAGGAGTTTATCTAGCATGGAAAAATGCTATATTAATAGTAGTGTGTGTGCCAGCTCTATCTACCATGACACACTTACTGATCTATTCAGCTCAGGCCCCTcagtctctcactcactcatcacttCCCTCCCGTCTGTGATGTTTTGAGTTGGGAAAGAATGCCCACAACTGGTTGGTGGCTACATTTGATGCCGTGTGACTGACGTGTTTGTCCGTGATGTGCCGTCGTCTCATCGATACATGAGCATGAGCcgcttttttgtgtctttgtttattgCTGGGttttcacctcctctcctctcatcattCATCTCAGGCCTCTTCTGCTACAATGTTCACTGTCCTGTGTATTGCTAGTGTGGATACTTGTAAccatgtctctgtttctctcaccGTCTCTGTGAGCCAAAAAAGTGTCACCTGCTTTCATTAAGCTGCTCTCATCATATTCATCATGTCTGTCAGTTTCGATCCGAACAAACTTGTTACCTCTGTCTTTAGAATTGCTTTTCAGCACGTCACACAGTTGACAGACATTTATTAATAcctctctttattttaatgcagattCAGCATGTAGTGACTCCTCTAAAGGAAAGGTAAGGTCCTCATTTTTATTTGGTTACATAAATTTACTCCATTCACTATCTTTTCTGTTCTTGCATTCTTGCACTGATGAGTCCTTCTGAAGCTATTTGGGTTTTCTTCCAGCAGGGCTTGTGGGGGTCAGGGAAGGATCAGTGTAGCAAGGAGATGCTGCGCTCCTCCTTCTTTGCGAGCCGTAAACGCAAGAAGCCCAAGGACAAAGTTAATCCCAGCAGTTCAGATGACGACCTGGATGCTGCCTTCCCAAAGAAGGAGCTCCCAGTGGAaaatcagcagcagcctctgtgGTCCCCAGACAGCcgcactgaggaggaggaggaggagacgacgGATGAAACCAGTGAAAAAGAGAAGCTCAGAAACGGATCAGAGGAACAGCTGGACAAAACTGACAGGAAAGAGTCTCTCTCCAGCAGCCTCATGTCACAAACgtctccctccctgcctccagAACACATTTCGTCCACCATTCACACCGGCTCACCCTACACCTCACCCTCGCATTCCCCCAACCTCAGTTACCGCATGCCGATGGCTCACCAGTCCTCTCTGTCAGACCCAGCCTCCAACTACGACGACACAGTGTCCGACCTTGGTACGATGAACAGCACCAGCTCTCAGGCTTCGGTGCCGAGGGTGAGACGTGGCAAGATGGTGGCTCTGGGCCCAGAAGCATGTCCCAGTGGACTGGCAGCAGAAGTTTGCTCCATCACCTCCGACtactccaccacctcctccatgACGTTCCTAACTGGAGCCGAGCTCAACACCCTCAGTCCTGAAGTGCAGTCTGTGGCTGAAAGCCGAGGTGGAGATGATGCAGATGATGAGAGAAGCGAGCTCATCAGTGAGGGAAGGCCAATGGAGACAGACAGCGAGAGCGACCTGTCTGTGTTTACTGTAGGGAAAATTGATCCGAGAGAACTGCAGGAAGCCCCGCGACCTCTCGCCTCCCACAGACTAATCGAATGTGATACACTCTCCAGAAAGAAAGCCCAGCAGAAAACTGACAGCGAGTCGTCCCTCGAGGGGTCAAGAAGCGACAAAGATTCCAACAGACTGTCTCACGTTATGGGGTCGGTTAAAGGCCGTTCGACCAGTAGCCTGAGCTCCTCGTCTCGTAATGAGCTGGATAAGACTGAGCCCGCATGGAAGCTGAAGATCACCGACAGACTGAAGGTTCGCCTGCGAACGTCTGTAGATGACATGTTTGGTGTGGGCAGCCAGAGGAGCCGGTCCCCGGAGCGCCGCagtaagaagaagaacatcagACGCAGGCACACCATGGGCGGTCAGAGGGACTTCGCAGAGCTGTCTGTGTTGGGAGACTGGCCACAGCAGATTGGCATTGGTTCGGGCTCTCGGTCGGAGTTGTCCGCTGTGGACAGGCTAAAGCCAAAGTGTAGCTCTCAAGACTTCTCCATTGGCGACTGGATCGCCCGAGAACGCCACCGCACCAGCAATCCCGAGGTCAGCCTGGATCTCTCTGaacaacagggggcgctgtgcagCCCCAACGCCCAAAACCTCAGATCCTCGTCCTCTTCTGAACTGCCACATCGCTCAGCTGACGTGGCAAACGGGGAGGTGCCGCAGAGTAAAAATCTGAGCCTTTCTGCCACCGCTCACCCACATAAACTCACCAGTTCCCAGGTGGTTCATTCACGATTCTATCAGTACCTGTGACGGGGCGTTAAAGTGTGACTGTGTATGTTCTTAATCGTGTACTTAATTGGGAGTCAGTATAATGTCTGTGTGACCAATGTCAGTGAATGAGCATGTTGTGTAAACATTGTCTGTAAGTGGTAAGTGTGCTTGTGAAAAGAGAATTACTGTACACAGGGATTGTTGGCCTTGCTCATATATAAGTTATGGAACAAAATAATctttgtaacattttaatttcttgttttttttttttgttttgttttttttaaattaaaaaacgaCAAATGACTTTGGGGCGGGTAAGCAGGAGGACTCCCTCCCTCCTAATATACTTCCCTGTTATGCTGATGATTGAAAGGACCTGTTACTCATGAGGAAAATGAGCCTGAGAAATATGTGCAAGGGTGCGTGAACACTCTCTAGTCAAGTGTTTTAAAGGTTTAGTAAGTGGCTTTAAGGATGATCTGACTTCTAGGACGAGTAGGCAGTAGTGAAAAAGTACAGATTTTTAGAATTGCAGAGCAAATTATTTTTGTGTAAAGAAAGTTATGATGTTAAAAGTCAGTGAATCTCTCAGTAACCAAATGAAGAATGTATAGATATGCTTGCTGTAAAACTGACTAAAAGCTTTAGATGCTTGTGTTCACTCTGAAGTGTACATATCCCTATTTTCTGTGTACTTGAATTGTTTTTGGTACAGTCTGTGTGTAGACTGCTTACAAGCTCTCTGCTGACAAAACGGGGCCTTTTTAAAGGTACGGAGGTGACGAGGAGACACTGGAGTTATGCAAATGGTAAAGCAGGTGTCCTTCATCCCAGCTGTGTGGTTTACAGAGCAGCGAACAACATCCGCGTGATGCAAATGTTACGCTGCGTTTTAAAGTGTTTGTGGTTCACGTGTCTGTCAGTGACTGGCAGCAGGTtgcaaagaggaagaaaaagagcacAGGATTGTgaaataggaaaaaaagaaattctgttttttttttcacatcaggAAGTGCCTCACAATGAAATGTTATGGGTGCCATGATGTCTTTGTCGAGAACACAAAGATGTTACTGTTCATGACGCGTTTATTGTCGACTGTCATTCTACAGGTTATATAACAAATGCCGAGCTTCCATTCCTTAGGCATTCCACTCTGGTCTTaacatgttttatactttttttttttgtccccccccctctcttcttcccatttttaatttttttgatttttaacagaacttgaattttaaatattccttgtaaaaaaataagtaacttaaatgtacatataaatgCCATGTTTTAGCTGCTTTACTTGACATTTCCATCAGATTTGCAGGATTGAGTACAGTATTGCGAGATGACGCTCATGAGGCTTGTGTGTGGGTAATGTGGGCAGTTACAGTAGGTACAAGAAGGAACAAGACGTCCCTGTCGGAGGAAACACTTCATTGAGTTGGACCATTTGTACCAATGTTGTGTTTCTAACTGTGAGAGGTTGTGTCCTGAAACACTGGAAATAAATTTTGTCAATGGCAAATTcccatgcatgttttttttttgctgcctcaCTAACACGGAGTAAAATTGACAAAGCCCAAACAAACACGATCTTTCAAAATGCTTTATATACAAGTTGCACAatacaacataaacataaagacTTAAACAATATAGGATTTATACACTTTGTACATTAGCTGactggaaaccacagacaacacaaacaagaagTGACATGGGAGAAAGATTCAAGCCATTGAACACACAAGAAATCAAGAGAAATCCACAAAACCATGAAGGTTCCGCATAGTTAACTCACCGTTATGCAGGTCTGGAAGGTAAATGGACAAACTGGTGTCTCCAAGTTGAATATTCTCAACGTTTGTTTCGGTATGATGCCATCGTTCAAGCAGTTATTTTGCACTCAAGTCTTTTCTATGTTCTATGATTAAACGAGCAAtactctttttctctttttttttcacccagcTATGCTTTCAGGAAAATAAAGTCATGATTTGTGTTTTCGACAGAATGCGCACTTCAGACAAAGCCAACCCATATTTACTATTTTTCAGTGTAACGTGGGCTGCTAACATGAACATTTCACCCACAGTAAGGCACAGTGACAAAGagtttcattcagatttacacTATGTGAAGGGAAATGATTTCATCTTTGTATGGTCACTTTGTTaaattgttcttcttttttgttttgttttattttaatattccCTAGTATTGTAAAGCAACTGATGCAGTCAGACAGGTTACTATTTTTAAGAACACGGAACAGAGAAATTCTGACAAACAAGTAGCTGTAATCATACTCATGTTGAACACAATAATCAGTAAGTCAGTTGGCAAAGGTGATCAGAAACTGGCAGCCTTTTAAAAGGTTGAATCTCAACATGATAAATTGATCTTCACtggggttttgtttgtttgtgtgtgtgtgtgtgtgtgtgtgtgtgtgtgtgtgt is a genomic window containing:
- the arhgap21b gene encoding rho GTPase-activating protein 21 isoform X4; this encodes MSQVTDPAGPVCRGPAAPLDHGYRKEITVPPPPPPQSFPKSQMAVCIRSDGVRTVVVPPDAAHAGHMGPAHRMDYMDPVFVRGRPGSLAQYPHPRKADVYPNVPGMIPYGAQMPHYPGNHQNIDWRTYQTYREYIDNKGIHSHGSRTIQERLDSLRAAGQMNASHHIPRADWGPKGIRRRSTSHERSYQGPPPHFQIAPRSASQDRMSGAERISRNWPPRSVSQDGIVHKARAHSTDYLEPAELVRVSERRGGYVQADQGTRPSRQSIPRQAMLFRPNVGYSGGMRGAPNPSLYSKGPDSLQTRSSPMLSDRPLHFSKSTSTDHSFADQRVSGKGNHSGHTTRQRQGRIQADSLQPIDAGRDAALVGNRSSSCSTPKQVPQRPSILKPPHPNTQSQVNGRSPTETGVVLREKPSAGKNPSPLRHPSYILAVNDDGTDSTGEVVACWLPNDARREMHIRRLVEQCHTSCSSNLDESLDSIPFIDEPVSPSVDREATPIPPSAVISVAPSIISGSSTPGSPCPTIRRQLSHDQESLRSALLESETASKTERSKSYDEGLDNYQEEGRGRSPSKHMPSFKGLRKALDGHKSSGDSGSRRDSSLDVFADSSKEGPLNFRQFSTDKNKRVSGGMKSWKQMYAVLQGHTLTLYKDRKDALSHSSAQSEEDPVRICIKACLIDISYSETRRKNVLRLTTSDCEYLFQAEGRDDMLTWIRVIQENSNPDEENAAVTSQELISRKIKEYNMMSAPSSRSEPSPKPSRHSLSIKQAFMGGKGDGKIYSPHSPKTGEERRGLKDDSSPPRDRAAWKIGIPGIMRKPFEKKTPAGVTFGVRLDDCPPALSNRFVPLIVEVCCNVVEERGLEYTGIYRVPGNNAAISSMQEELNSKGMNDIDIQEDKWRDLNVISSLLKSFFRKLPEPLFTNEKYADFIEANRTEDSVERLKELKRLIHELPDHHYETLNFLCAHLKRVSDNCEKNKMEPRNLAIVFGPTLVRTSEDNMTNMVNHMPDQCKIVENLIQQYDWFFTDDGDEDPVTTTEKESTVQSQPVPNIDHLLSNIGRTAPSPGEVSDSACSDSSKGKQGLWGSGKDQCSKEMLRSSFFASRKRKKPKDKVNPSSSDDDLDAAFPKKELPVENQQQPLWSPDSRTEEEEEETTDETSEKEKLRNGSEEQLDKTDRKESLSSSLMSQTSPSLPPEHISSTIHTGSPYTSPSHSPNLSYRMPMAHQSSLSDPASNYDDTVSDLGTMNSTSSQASVPRVRRGKMVALGPEACPSGLAAEVCSITSDYSTTSSMTFLTGAELNTLSPEVQSVAESRGGDDADDERSELISEGRPMETDSESDLSVFTVGKIDPRELQEAPRPLASHRLIECDTLSRKKAQQKTDSESSLEGSRSDKDSNRLSHVMGSVKGRSTSSLSSSSRNELDKTEPAWKLKITDRLKVRLRTSVDDMFGVGSQRSRSPERRSKKKNIRRRHTMGGQRDFAELSVLGDWPQQIGIGSGSRSELSAVDRLKPKCSSQDFSIGDWIARERHRTSNPEVSLDLSEQQGALCSPNAQNLRSSSSSELPHRSADVANGEVPQSKNLSLSATAHPHKLTSSQVVHSRFYQYL
- the arhgap21b gene encoding rho GTPase-activating protein 21 isoform X3 → MKSTDTPELQTPPHTRTATHPAHTHVSSTICNITLDFSAYSQDAYLRGHSTYSGNARHIPEPPPVCYPRIDCKPSGMSQVTDPAGPVCRGPAAPLDHGYRKEITVPPPPPPQSFPKSQMAVCIRSDGVRTVVVPPDAAHAGHMGPAHRMDYMDPVFVRGRPGSLAQYPHPRKADVYPNVPGMIPYGAQMPHYPGNHQNIDWRTYQTYREYIDNKGIHSHGSRTIQERLDSLRAAGQMNASHHIPRADWGPKGIRRRSTSHERSYQGPPPHFQIAPRSASQDRMSGAERISRNWPPRSVSQDGIVHKARAHSTDYLEPAELVRVSERRGGYVQADQGTRPSRQSIPRQAMLFRPNVGYSGGMRGAPNPSLYSKGPDSLQTRSSPMLSDRPLHFSKSTSTDHSFADQRVSGKGNHSGHTTRQRQGRIQADSLQPIDAGRDAALVGNRSSSCSTPKQVPQRPSILKPPHPNTQSQVNGRSPTETGVVLREKPSAGKNPSPLRHPSYILAVNDDGTDSTGEVVACWLPNDARREMHIRRLVEQCHTSCSSNLDESLDSIPFIDEPVSPSVDREATPIPPSAVISVAPSIISGSSTPGSPCPTIRRQLSHDQESLRSALLESETASKTERSKSYDEGLDNYQEEGRGRSPSKHMPSFKGLRKALDGHKSSGDSGSRRDSSLDVFADSSKEGPLNFRQFSTDKNKRVSGGMKSWKQMYAVLQGHTLTLYKDRKDALSHSSAQSEEDPVRICIKACLIDISYSETRRKNVLRLTTSDCEYLFQAEGRDDMLTWIRVIQENSNPDEENAAVTSQELISRKIKEYNMMSAPSSRSEPSPKPSRHSLSIKQAFMGGKGDGKIYSPHSPKTGEERRGLKDDSSPPRDRAAWKIGIPGIMRKPFEKKTPAGVTFGVRLDDCPPALSNRFVPLIVEVCCNVVEERGLEYTGIYRVPGNNAAISSMQEELNSKGMNDIDIQEDKWRDLNVISSLLKSFFRKLPEPLFTNEKYADFIEANRTEDSVERLKELKRLIHELPDHHYETLNFLCAHLKRVSDNCEKNKMEPRNLAIVFGPTLVRTSEDNMTNMVNHMPDQCKIVENLIQQYDWFFTDDGDEDPVTTTEKESTVQSQPVPNIDHLLSNIGRTAPSPGEVSDSACSDSSKGKQGLWGSGKDQCSKEMLRSSFFASRKRKKPKDKVNPSSSDDDLDAAFPKKELPVENQQQPLWSPDSRTEEEEEETTDETSEKEKLRNGSEEQLDKTDRKESLSSSLMSQTSPSLPPEHISSTIHTGSPYTSPSHSPNLSYRMPMAHQSSLSDPASNYDDTVSDLGTMNSTSSQASVPRVRRGKMVALGPEACPSGLAAEVCSITSDYSTTSSMTFLTGAELNTLSPEVQSVAESRGGDDADDERSELISEGRPMETDSESDLSVFTVGKIDPRELQEAPRPLASHRLIECDTLSRKKAQQKTDSESSLEGSRSDKDSNRLSHVMGSVKGRSTSSLSSSSRNELDKTEPAWKLKITDRLKVRLRTSVDDMFGVGSQRSRSPERRSKKKNIRRRHTMGGQRDFAELSVLGDWPQQIGIGSGSRSELSAVDRLKPKCSSQDFSIGDWIARERHRTSNPEVSLDLSEQQGALCSPNAQNLRSSSSSELPHRSADVANGEVPQSKNLSLSATAHPHKLTSSQVVHSRFYQYL